From the genome of Brevibacterium sp. JSBI002, one region includes:
- the hemA gene encoding glutamyl-tRNA reductase, translating into MTLLVLGISHQSAPIDMLDRMAFGAGEVGTLRRDALAGENIDGLAVLSTCNRLELIADVSAFHGGLADLGNALVSSIDKEWSDIAGHFYAHYDHQAMEHLLKVACGLDSMAIGEAQILGQLRTAFTNSQSDRALTSELSQALQQALRVGKRAHSETDLGDVARSLFGAGIEASAAHIGSLRAANALVIGAGAMSGLVVSGLHKEGVAHITVLNRTLDKAERLVAEVGGRARELTPRIMAEEIADADLIVSCTGARGVVVSRDDIVAGLSQNPKGAANKAFIDLALPHDIDPSVREFEHVALFGLGEIRELLRGSDKERDAKVVSTVEEVRSIIAAELENIATGNKERSVAPTVTALRSHAKDVLASETQRLEKKLGDSVDEKAFAEIRKSLHRVAEKLIHTPTVKVKELAVTESEVDYAQALMQLFDLPVNKVAHAKTTPETKVAKAASAHHVEADGIRPVADHTLDIVEPEHFTGRTVRLGTRRSQLARSQSTAIAHQIAALTGWRVEIVEVVTEGDVNMSPLAGFGGTGVFVSAVRQALHQGKIDLAVHSLKDLPTTPEAGIQMAAIPPRVDPADVLIGRDGLSLNDLPSGSVIGTGSPRRAVQLRAARPDIEVRGVRGNVDTRIAHVRDGRLDAVVLAAAGVRRIGRLAEATDSLNFDVMLPAPARAPWRSRRAAPTVPSPPPRTSSTATPRCGRLCAGSTTRRPTSP; encoded by the coding sequence CTTTTGGTTCTCGGCATTTCACATCAGTCGGCTCCGATCGACATGCTCGATCGGATGGCCTTCGGCGCCGGTGAGGTCGGCACTCTGCGACGGGACGCCTTGGCCGGAGAGAACATCGACGGACTCGCTGTGCTCTCGACGTGCAATCGTCTCGAACTCATCGCCGACGTCTCCGCCTTCCACGGGGGACTGGCCGATCTCGGCAACGCGCTCGTGTCGTCGATCGACAAAGAGTGGTCCGATATCGCCGGGCACTTCTACGCCCACTACGACCACCAGGCCATGGAGCACCTGCTCAAGGTCGCCTGCGGACTCGACTCCATGGCTATCGGCGAAGCCCAGATCCTCGGTCAGCTCCGGACTGCGTTCACGAATTCGCAGTCGGACAGGGCGCTGACCTCTGAACTCTCCCAGGCGTTGCAGCAGGCGCTGCGTGTGGGCAAGCGCGCGCATTCGGAAACCGACCTCGGAGACGTCGCCCGGTCCCTGTTCGGTGCTGGAATCGAAGCCTCGGCCGCACACATCGGATCCCTGCGTGCCGCGAACGCACTGGTCATCGGCGCCGGAGCCATGTCGGGCCTCGTCGTGTCCGGGCTGCACAAGGAAGGCGTCGCCCACATCACCGTGCTCAACCGCACCCTCGACAAGGCCGAACGCCTCGTCGCCGAGGTGGGCGGACGTGCCCGCGAACTCACCCCGCGCATCATGGCCGAGGAGATCGCCGACGCCGACCTCATCGTCTCCTGCACCGGTGCCCGCGGAGTCGTCGTCAGCCGCGACGACATCGTCGCCGGACTCTCGCAGAACCCCAAGGGTGCAGCGAACAAGGCCTTCATCGACCTCGCCCTGCCGCACGACATCGACCCCAGCGTCCGCGAGTTCGAACATGTCGCCCTCTTCGGCCTCGGCGAGATCCGCGAACTCCTGCGCGGCTCCGACAAGGAACGCGACGCGAAGGTCGTGAGCACTGTCGAAGAGGTGCGCTCCATCATCGCCGCCGAGCTGGAGAACATCGCCACCGGCAACAAGGAGCGCTCGGTCGCTCCCACCGTGACCGCTCTGCGCTCCCATGCCAAAGATGTGCTCGCCTCCGAGACCCAGCGCCTGGAGAAGAAGCTCGGTGACTCCGTCGACGAAAAGGCGTTCGCCGAGATCCGCAAATCCCTGCACCGGGTGGCGGAGAAGCTCATCCACACCCCGACCGTGAAGGTCAAGGAACTCGCTGTGACCGAATCCGAGGTCGACTACGCTCAGGCGCTCATGCAGCTCTTCGACCTGCCGGTCAACAAGGTCGCCCACGCCAAGACCACTCCGGAGACGAAGGTCGCGAAGGCCGCCAGCGCGCATCATGTCGAGGCCGACGGCATCCGCCCGGTCGCCGATCACACCCTCGACATCGTCGAACCCGAACACTTCACCGGCCGCACCGTGCGTCTGGGCACCCGCCGGTCGCAGCTGGCCCGCTCCCAGTCCACGGCGATCGCCCACCAGATCGCGGCTCTGACCGGCTGGCGTGTCGAGATCGTCGAGGTCGTCACCGAGGGCGATGTCAACATGTCGCCCCTGGCCGGTTTCGGCGGCACCGGAGTCTTCGTCTCCGCCGTCCGACAGGCCCTCCACCAGGGCAAGATCGATCTGGCCGTGCACTCGCTCAAGGACCTGCCCACCACCCCCGAGGCGGGAATCCAGATGGCTGCCATCCCGCCGCGCGTCGACCCGGCCGATGTCCTCATCGGCCGTGACGGGCTGAGCCTGAACGACCTGCCCTCCGGGTCCGTCATCGGCACCGGTTCGCCGCGTCGTGCCGTTCAGCTGCGCGCCGCACGTCCCGATATCGAGGTCCGCGGAGTGCGCGGAAACGTCGACACCCGCATCGCCCATGTCCGCGACGGCCGCCTCGACGCCGTCGTTCTCGCCGCCGCCGGAGTGCGTCGCATCGGGCGTCTGGCCGAGGCCACGGATTCGCTCAACTTCGACGTCATGCTCCCGGCACCGGCCAGGGCGCCCTGGCGGTCGAGACGCGCAGCGCCGACAGTGCCTTCGCCACCACCGCGGACATCCTCGACAGCGACGCCGAGGTGCGGGCGGCTCTGCGCCGGATCCACGACCAGACGACCGACCTCGCCGTGA
- a CDS encoding uroporphyrinogen-III synthase, with translation MNSEPTTGQVQPRRLLPAAPRVVFIGSGPGESGLMTMRGAEILATAETVVYDADVHSEIVTAYVPQAAMLIDAADLGAAASTRGRRMAELARPDKTVVRLSSDDGIIFTTTTAEAGVCRKEQVEVEIVPGVGLSASTAAFTGTALTTNRVRSVRFIEAGPQTHVDVSRHRNTTHVLTGSAAAHEQAIEALLADGWDEDTKVLLGWGISTIEQTSVETTLKQALSMAQSGTDRMVVIMGQGVESRGELGWFESKPLFGWQVLIPRTKEQGTSTAEALAELGAVGTVVPTIAVQPPRTPTQMEKAIRGLVDGSYEWVGFTSVNAVRAVRMWFEDFGLDSRSMAGVKVAAVGGRTAAALVDWGITPDLVPDGEHSARGLAAAWPDFVDDIDPMNTVLLPRADIATEVLVAGLLEKGWDPDDVTAYRTVRASPPPAPIRESIKAGDFDAFLFTSSSTVRNLVGIAGKPAPTSVICCIGPATANTAAEHGLRVDVLAEEANLTSLIDGLVEFALTQRAEDVEAGISPQRPSQKRRRRKA, from the coding sequence ATGAACAGCGAACCGACAACGGGCCAGGTGCAGCCGCGCCGACTCCTGCCGGCAGCCCCACGCGTCGTCTTCATCGGCAGCGGACCCGGCGAATCGGGTCTGATGACGATGCGCGGCGCCGAGATCCTCGCCACCGCCGAAACCGTCGTCTACGACGCCGATGTGCACTCCGAGATCGTCACCGCCTATGTGCCGCAGGCCGCGATGCTCATCGATGCCGCCGACCTCGGGGCCGCCGCCTCGACCCGCGGCCGCCGCATGGCGGAGCTCGCCCGCCCGGACAAGACGGTGGTGCGGCTGAGCTCGGACGACGGAATCATCTTCACCACCACAACTGCGGAAGCCGGAGTCTGCCGCAAGGAACAGGTCGAGGTCGAAATCGTGCCCGGAGTCGGGCTCTCCGCCTCGACGGCGGCCTTCACCGGAACGGCTCTGACGACCAACCGCGTCCGGTCGGTGCGCTTCATCGAAGCCGGTCCGCAGACCCATGTCGACGTCTCCCGCCACCGGAACACGACCCATGTGCTCACCGGCAGCGCAGCCGCCCACGAACAGGCCATCGAAGCCCTGCTCGCCGATGGCTGGGACGAGGACACGAAGGTCCTCCTCGGCTGGGGAATCTCCACCATCGAGCAGACGAGCGTGGAGACGACTCTGAAGCAGGCGCTGTCCATGGCGCAATCAGGAACCGATCGTATGGTGGTGATCATGGGGCAGGGAGTGGAATCCAGAGGAGAACTCGGCTGGTTCGAATCCAAACCGCTCTTCGGCTGGCAGGTCCTCATCCCACGGACGAAGGAACAGGGCACCTCCACCGCTGAAGCTCTGGCCGAACTCGGCGCGGTCGGCACCGTGGTGCCGACGATCGCTGTCCAGCCGCCGCGCACACCGACCCAGATGGAGAAGGCGATCCGCGGCCTCGTCGACGGATCCTACGAATGGGTCGGCTTCACCTCGGTCAACGCCGTGCGCGCCGTGCGCATGTGGTTCGAAGACTTCGGACTCGACTCCCGTTCGATGGCCGGCGTCAAGGTCGCCGCCGTGGGCGGTCGCACCGCCGCGGCACTGGTCGACTGGGGGATCACTCCCGACCTCGTCCCCGACGGGGAGCACTCCGCACGCGGGCTGGCCGCAGCCTGGCCGGACTTCGTCGATGACATCGACCCGATGAACACGGTTCTCCTGCCTCGTGCCGATATCGCCACCGAGGTGCTCGTGGCCGGGCTGCTGGAGAAGGGCTGGGACCCCGACGACGTCACCGCCTACCGAACCGTGCGAGCGTCCCCGCCGCCGGCTCCGATCCGCGAGTCGATCAAGGCCGGCGACTTCGACGCCTTCCTCTTCACGTCCTCATCGACGGTGCGCAACCTCGTCGGCATCGCCGGCAAGCCCGCCCCCACCTCGGTGATCTGCTGCATCGGCCCGGCAACGGCGAACACCGCAGCCGAACACGGACTGCGCGTCGACGTCCTCGCCGAGGAAGCCAACCTCACCTCGCTCATCGACGGTCTCGTCGAATTCGCACTCACCCAGCGCGCCGAAGACGTGGAAGCCGGGATCTCCCCGCAGCGTCCGAGTCAGAAGCGCCGCAGAAGGAAGGCCTGA
- the hemB gene encoding porphobilinogen synthase produces MSLVPGTVRPRRLRSTPALRRLVSEVRLHPSELILPMFVKEGLSEPLPLGGMPGVVQHTLDSLLEAAREAVAAGVGGLMLFGIPEHKDEIGSQADDPEGILNRALSLLSGELGEDTVVMSDLCLDEFTSHGHCGVLDENGAVDNDATLDRYASMALAQARAGAEVLGLSGMMDGQVAYCREALDAAGFTDTVVMGYTAKYASAFYGPFREAVDSELKGDRKTYQQDPANGREALRELGLDLAEGADIVMVKPGLPYLDVLAEVAQESIVPVWTYQVSGEYAMIEFAAAAGAIDREKAIEESLIAFKRAGSDAILTYWATEVAQRLQVEAAGHMSDRDARGGR; encoded by the coding sequence ATGTCATTGGTTCCCGGAACCGTCCGCCCCCGTCGGCTGCGGTCGACCCCGGCCCTGCGTCGCCTCGTCTCCGAGGTGCGGCTCCATCCAAGCGAGCTCATCCTGCCGATGTTCGTCAAGGAGGGTCTGAGCGAACCACTGCCGTTGGGCGGAATGCCCGGAGTCGTCCAGCACACTCTCGATTCCCTGCTCGAGGCCGCCCGGGAAGCGGTCGCGGCCGGAGTCGGCGGGCTCATGCTCTTCGGCATCCCCGAACACAAGGATGAGATCGGCTCACAGGCCGACGACCCCGAGGGCATCCTCAACCGGGCGCTGTCGCTGCTGTCGGGCGAACTCGGCGAGGACACCGTGGTCATGTCCGATCTGTGCCTCGACGAGTTCACCTCACACGGCCACTGCGGAGTCCTCGACGAGAACGGTGCGGTCGACAACGACGCCACCCTCGACCGCTACGCCTCGATGGCGCTGGCCCAGGCCCGCGCCGGGGCCGAGGTGCTCGGGCTGTCAGGCATGATGGACGGCCAGGTCGCCTACTGCCGTGAGGCCCTCGACGCCGCTGGATTCACCGACACCGTCGTCATGGGCTACACCGCGAAGTACGCCTCCGCGTTCTACGGACCCTTCCGCGAAGCCGTCGACTCCGAACTCAAGGGCGACCGCAAGACCTACCAGCAGGATCCCGCGAACGGTCGCGAAGCGCTGCGCGAGCTCGGCCTCGACCTGGCCGAAGGCGCCGACATCGTCATGGTCAAGCCGGGACTGCCGTATCTCGACGTGCTCGCCGAGGTGGCCCAGGAATCCATCGTGCCCGTGTGGACCTACCAGGTGTCCGGAGAGTACGCGATGATCGAGTTCGCGGCCGCCGCCGGAGCCATCGACCGGGAGAAGGCGATCGAGGAGTCCCTCATCGCCTTCAAACGTGCCGGTTCCGATGCGATCCTCACCTACTGGGCCACCGAGGTCGCCCAGCGCCTCCAGGTGGAGGCCGCCGGCCACATGTCCGACCGCGACGCCCGCGGAGGCCGGTGA
- a CDS encoding MarR family winged helix-turn-helix transcriptional regulator, producing the protein MTEPRWLSAVDQRAWRSYLNGSQLLSTQLDKELREKHGIGLPEYEILVRLSEHDDRTMRMALLATDTTMSRSRLTHCVARMEKRGLLERSAIPEDGRGVNCVMTEAGWQLLRAAAPDHVAGVRSHLVDLLDPEEMETLGRIFTKVFDHMTDIDGY; encoded by the coding sequence ATGACCGAGCCTCGCTGGCTCTCGGCGGTCGACCAGAGAGCCTGGCGCAGCTACCTCAACGGCTCTCAGCTGCTCAGCACACAGCTGGACAAGGAGCTGCGTGAGAAGCACGGCATCGGCCTGCCCGAATACGAAATCCTCGTACGTCTGTCCGAACACGACGACCGGACGATGCGAATGGCGCTGCTCGCCACCGACACGACCATGTCCCGGTCCCGGCTGACCCACTGCGTCGCCCGAATGGAGAAGCGCGGACTGCTCGAGCGTTCCGCCATCCCCGAGGACGGCCGTGGGGTCAACTGCGTGATGACCGAGGCCGGATGGCAGCTGCTGCGGGCCGCGGCACCCGATCACGTCGCCGGAGTCCGCAGCCACCTCGTCGATCTTCTCGACCCCGAGGAGATGGAGACCCTGGGGCGGATCTTCACCAAAGTCTTCGACCATATGACAGACATCGACGGCTACTGA
- the hemL gene encoding glutamate-1-semialdehyde 2,1-aminomutase: MTTAETNGHTTDRSAALFTRAEAVIPGGVNSPVRAFKAVGGTPRFITEATGAWLRDADGNDYIDLIGSWGPMIMGHSRPEVVAAVQEAAVKGFSFGTPSTGEVELAEEIVRRVDPVDQVRLVSSGTEATMSAIRLARGYTGRSKVVKFAGCYHGHVDSLLAQAGSGLATFSLPDTPGVTGAQAQDTIVVDYNDAAGLEAVFAEHGEDIACVITEASPGNMGVVPPRDGFTNTIRRLTKAHGALMISDEVMTGFRVSAAGWYGYESETLGYPDGPADLFTFGKVMGGGFPAAAFGGRAEIMAHLAPSGPVYQAGTLSGNPVATAAGLATLQLTTELDVYSHIGRAADALRPAVAASLEAEGVAHVIQSANSMFSVFFTDIDVTNYDQARAQNVDRYTAFFNAMLDQGIHMPPSAFEAWFLSYAHTDEVLDRIISALPAAAKAAAAVPEAGKAQS, encoded by the coding sequence ATGACGACAGCAGAGACGAACGGTCACACCACCGATCGGTCCGCCGCCCTCTTCACCCGCGCCGAGGCGGTCATCCCCGGTGGAGTGAACTCCCCGGTCCGCGCGTTCAAGGCCGTCGGCGGCACCCCCCGTTTCATCACCGAGGCGACCGGTGCGTGGCTGCGCGACGCAGACGGCAACGACTACATCGACCTCATCGGGTCCTGGGGTCCGATGATCATGGGCCACTCCCGCCCCGAGGTCGTCGCCGCCGTCCAGGAAGCCGCCGTCAAGGGGTTCTCCTTCGGCACCCCGTCGACCGGTGAGGTCGAACTCGCCGAGGAGATCGTTCGCCGCGTCGATCCCGTCGACCAGGTGCGCCTCGTGTCCTCGGGCACCGAGGCGACGATGTCGGCGATCCGTCTGGCCCGCGGTTACACGGGACGGTCCAAGGTCGTGAAGTTCGCCGGCTGCTACCACGGTCACGTCGACTCGCTGCTGGCCCAGGCCGGCTCCGGACTGGCCACGTTCTCTCTGCCCGACACCCCCGGAGTCACCGGAGCCCAGGCACAGGACACGATCGTCGTCGACTACAACGACGCCGCCGGTCTCGAAGCCGTATTCGCCGAACACGGTGAGGACATCGCCTGCGTCATCACCGAGGCCAGCCCCGGCAATATGGGCGTCGTGCCTCCCCGCGACGGTTTCACGAACACCATCCGACGGCTGACCAAGGCCCACGGTGCGCTGATGATCAGCGACGAAGTGATGACCGGCTTCCGTGTCTCCGCTGCCGGCTGGTACGGCTACGAGTCCGAGACTCTCGGCTACCCAGATGGCCCGGCCGACCTGTTCACCTTCGGCAAGGTCATGGGCGGCGGCTTCCCGGCAGCGGCCTTCGGCGGTCGCGCCGAGATCATGGCCCACCTCGCCCCGTCCGGCCCCGTCTACCAGGCAGGAACGCTCTCGGGCAATCCGGTGGCCACCGCTGCCGGTCTGGCCACGCTCCAGCTGACGACCGAACTCGACGTGTACTCGCACATCGGTCGTGCCGCGGACGCTCTGCGCCCGGCCGTCGCTGCGAGCCTGGAAGCCGAGGGCGTCGCCCACGTCATCCAGTCGGCGAACTCGATGTTCTCCGTGTTCTTCACCGACATCGACGTGACGAACTACGACCAGGCACGGGCTCAGAACGTCGACCGCTACACCGCATTCTTCAACGCCATGCTCGATCAGGGCATCCATATGCCCCCGAGCGCGTTCGAAGCCTGGTTCCTGTCCTACGCCCACACCGATGAGGTCCTCGACCGGATCATCAGCGCCCTGCCTGCGGCGGCCAAGGCAGCGGCCGCGGTTCCGGAGGCCGGGAAGGCGCAGTCATGA
- a CDS encoding histidine phosphatase family protein, with the protein MTTIHLVRHGEVDNPDGILYGRLPHFGLTERGREMAVRVAEHFHAAPTRPVELVASPLLRAQQTIRPLSKSLDLPVFDDDRVIEAANSFEGQKLNARRLAEPKNLVRLYNPLTPSWGEPYKQIVLRMRAAMASLRAKLDHHGPDAEGVIVSHQLPIWMTRLSGEGRSLVHDPRRRECDLASITSFTFDSSTLVSVSYESICADLQPGTAVAGA; encoded by the coding sequence ATGACCACCATCCACCTCGTCCGCCACGGCGAAGTCGACAACCCCGACGGCATCCTCTACGGGCGACTGCCGCATTTCGGTCTCACCGAACGGGGACGCGAGATGGCCGTGCGCGTGGCCGAGCACTTCCACGCCGCGCCCACTCGTCCGGTCGAACTCGTCGCCTCTCCGCTTCTGCGAGCACAGCAGACGATTCGTCCGCTGTCGAAGTCCCTCGACCTGCCGGTGTTCGACGACGACCGGGTCATCGAGGCGGCGAATTCCTTCGAGGGACAGAAGCTCAATGCGCGTCGGCTGGCCGAGCCGAAGAACCTGGTGCGCCTCTACAACCCTCTCACCCCGTCCTGGGGAGAGCCGTACAAGCAGATCGTGCTGCGCATGCGGGCCGCCATGGCCAGTCTGAGAGCCAAGCTCGACCACCACGGCCCGGACGCCGAAGGAGTCATCGTCTCCCACCAGCTGCCGATCTGGATGACGCGACTGTCGGGGGAGGGTCGTTCGCTCGTGCACGACCCGCGCAGACGCGAATGTGACCTGGCTTCTATCACCAGTTTCACATTCGATTCCTCCACACTGGTGTCCGTGAGTTATGAGAGCATCTGTGCGGATCTGCAGCCGGGCACCGCGGTGGCGGGAGCATGA
- a CDS encoding TlpA family protein disulfide reductase translates to MSFGRHTLNRRALFTSALAAGTALALSACSENDELADQAGSDQGYVSGSGVVSQVAAEDRGEPLELSFETLDGKSMSLADLRPTPVVVNLWYAACPPCRKEAPDLKSVSEEFGDKAQFIGVNVRDQDAAANAFIQNYQVPYPNMLDSNGEMVSLLSGVLPPQATPSTVVLDAKGRAAARVVGEIDASTLKGLIEDVLAE, encoded by the coding sequence ATGAGTTTCGGACGCCATACCCTCAACCGTCGGGCCCTCTTCACCTCGGCGCTCGCCGCCGGAACGGCCCTGGCGCTCAGCGCCTGCAGCGAGAACGATGAGCTGGCCGATCAGGCCGGATCCGACCAGGGGTACGTCTCCGGTTCGGGAGTCGTCTCGCAGGTGGCGGCCGAGGACCGCGGCGAACCCCTCGAACTGAGCTTCGAGACCCTCGACGGAAAGTCGATGTCCCTGGCCGATCTGCGTCCCACCCCGGTCGTCGTCAACCTCTGGTACGCGGCATGCCCGCCGTGCCGGAAGGAAGCCCCCGACCTGAAGTCCGTGTCCGAGGAATTCGGGGACAAGGCCCAGTTCATCGGCGTCAACGTCCGCGACCAAGACGCTGCGGCCAACGCGTTCATCCAGAACTACCAGGTGCCGTACCCGAACATGCTCGATTCGAACGGTGAGATGGTGTCTCTGCTCTCCGGAGTGCTGCCCCCTCAGGCCACCCCTTCGACGGTGGTCCTCGACGCGAAGGGCCGGGCCGCGGCCAGAGTCGTCGGTGAGATCGATGCCTCGACTCTCAAGGGACTCATCGAGGACGTGCTGGCCGAGTGA
- a CDS encoding cytochrome c biogenesis CcdA family protein, whose amino-acid sequence MSGLGADFAQTVLSGPLLLAAGAAALAGLVSFASPCVLPLVPGYVGYVTGLSGSSLRDKQTWRVVVGISLFVLGFTVVFVLLGTSFSALGALFSQWQSVILRVLGVIVILAGFVFMGGFGLLQNERRIRARPKAGLWGAPVLGATFALGWAPCVGPTLSAVLSMSVSFGGDGMIWRGALLAFVYCLGLGIPFILLALAIHKGAGRLVWVRRHQTAIVRAGGIMLIILGVLMASGVWNMWMTSLQGLINGFEVVI is encoded by the coding sequence GTGAGTGGACTCGGGGCGGACTTCGCCCAGACCGTCCTCTCCGGACCGCTGCTGCTGGCTGCCGGCGCTGCGGCCCTGGCCGGACTCGTCTCGTTCGCCTCACCATGTGTGCTGCCCCTGGTTCCCGGCTATGTCGGGTACGTCACCGGGCTGTCCGGATCATCGCTGAGAGACAAGCAGACGTGGCGAGTGGTCGTGGGCATCAGTCTGTTCGTCCTCGGCTTCACCGTCGTCTTCGTGCTGCTGGGGACCAGCTTCTCCGCGCTGGGAGCGCTGTTCTCCCAATGGCAGTCGGTCATCCTGCGCGTACTCGGCGTCATCGTCATCCTCGCCGGCTTCGTGTTCATGGGCGGATTCGGTCTGCTGCAGAACGAACGTCGCATCCGCGCCAGACCGAAAGCCGGACTCTGGGGCGCACCGGTGCTCGGAGCGACCTTCGCCCTCGGGTGGGCGCCCTGTGTGGGACCGACCCTGTCGGCCGTGCTGAGCATGTCGGTGAGCTTCGGCGGTGACGGGATGATCTGGCGCGGAGCGCTGTTGGCCTTCGTCTACTGTCTCGGCCTGGGCATCCCGTTCATCCTCCTGGCGCTGGCGATCCACAAGGGCGCGGGACGACTCGTTTGGGTGCGCAGGCATCAGACCGCGATCGTGCGGGCCGGCGGCATCATGCTCATCATCCTCGGTGTGCTCATGGCCAGCGGCGTATGGAACATGTGGATGACCTCTCTGCAAGGTCTCATCAATGGATTCGAAGTGGTGATCTAG
- a CDS encoding cytochrome c biogenesis protein ResB, whose translation MAGSTEGSEKTQPKSGAKTTAKQGDKTAAKSTVTQPQLGFIGMCRWAWTQLTTMRVALILLLILALAAIPGSLLPQRIQDPGRVNTFLENNGAWGQFLDTIQMFDVYSSVWFSAIYLLLMISLIGCIIPRTKQHWKAMRSSPPKAPRRLSRMPGYAAFTSAQAEAETREDADEAFLDAAEARLKKSGYRINRQSDHIAAERGYLRETGNLVFHIALLMATLTMAIGSLFGYEGQRILVEGETFSNSLVSYDSFEPGSYYDADNLPDFRLKLDSFTSTFDDQAVGNQFGQPRTFDAKVTTTADGTTESHVLKVNEPVRVGGVGVYLTGNGYAPEVTVRDAKGDIVQSGPQVFIPDGGDPGYTSEGVIKVPDSAGTQMGFVGVFLPTAAQNENGELISSFAELRNPYLVMSGYTGDLGLDSGVPQSVYSLDAENMTEMTDASGNPLVIQLAEGETQKLPNGGSVTFDGVKKYIAVDISQDPTQALMLISAILVLAGLGLSLFIPRRRVWVRIKNGDAEVAALARGEDPMVERAVDDLVKDLRDPEPDEGEHGEDDER comes from the coding sequence GTGGCGGGCTCAACCGAAGGCTCGGAGAAGACGCAGCCGAAATCGGGTGCGAAGACGACGGCGAAGCAGGGAGACAAGACTGCCGCGAAGTCGACCGTGACGCAGCCGCAGCTCGGGTTCATCGGCATGTGCCGGTGGGCCTGGACCCAGCTGACGACGATGCGTGTGGCACTGATCCTCCTGCTCATCCTCGCCCTCGCCGCAATCCCCGGATCTCTGCTGCCGCAGCGGATCCAGGACCCGGGCCGGGTGAACACCTTCCTGGAGAACAACGGTGCCTGGGGGCAGTTCCTCGACACGATCCAGATGTTCGACGTCTACTCCTCGGTCTGGTTCTCCGCGATCTACCTCCTGCTGATGATCTCCCTCATCGGCTGCATCATCCCGCGGACGAAGCAGCACTGGAAGGCGATGCGCTCGTCCCCGCCCAAGGCACCGAGGCGGCTGTCCCGGATGCCCGGATACGCCGCCTTCACCTCGGCGCAGGCAGAGGCAGAGACCCGTGAGGATGCGGATGAGGCGTTCCTCGACGCAGCGGAGGCCCGGCTGAAGAAGTCCGGGTACCGCATCAACCGGCAGTCCGATCACATCGCCGCCGAACGCGGCTATCTTCGCGAGACCGGCAATCTCGTCTTCCACATCGCGCTGCTCATGGCGACCCTGACGATGGCGATCGGATCGCTGTTCGGCTACGAAGGTCAGCGCATCCTCGTCGAGGGGGAGACGTTCTCGAATTCGCTGGTCTCCTACGATTCCTTCGAACCCGGCTCCTACTACGATGCCGACAATCTGCCGGACTTCCGGCTCAAGCTCGATTCCTTCACCTCCACCTTCGACGATCAGGCGGTGGGTAACCAGTTCGGTCAGCCGCGCACCTTCGACGCGAAGGTGACGACGACCGCGGACGGGACGACAGAATCGCACGTCCTCAAGGTCAACGAGCCCGTGCGGGTGGGCGGCGTCGGCGTCTATCTCACCGGCAACGGCTACGCCCCCGAGGTGACCGTGCGCGATGCGAAGGGCGATATCGTCCAGTCCGGTCCGCAGGTGTTCATCCCGGACGGCGGGGACCCCGGATACACCTCCGAGGGTGTCATCAAGGTCCCGGACTCGGCCGGCACGCAGATGGGCTTCGTCGGAGTGTTCCTGCCGACGGCCGCACAGAACGAGAACGGTGAGCTGATCTCGAGCTTCGCCGAGCTGCGCAACCCCTACCTCGTGATGAGCGGGTACACCGGCGACCTCGGCCTCGATTCCGGAGTCCCGCAGTCCGTGTACTCCCTCGACGCGGAGAACATGACGGAGATGACCGACGCGTCGGGCAACCCGCTCGTCATCCAGCTTGCCGAGGGGGAGACGCAGAAGCTGCCGAACGGCGGTTCGGTGACCTTCGACGGAGTCAAGAAGTACATCGCCGTCGACATCTCCCAGGACCCGACACAGGCCCTCATGCTCATCAGCGCGATTCTCGTTCTGGCCGGACTCGGCCTGTCCCTGTTCATTCCCCGCCGACGCGTGTGGGTGCGGATCAAGAACGGCGACGCCGAGGTGGCTGCCCTGGCTCGCGGTGAGGATCCCATGGTCGAACGCGCCGTCGATGACCTGGTCAAGGACCTGCGCGATCCGGAACCCGATGAGGGCGAGCACGGTGAGGACGACGAAAGATGA